A genome region from Nocardia sp. NBC_01730 includes the following:
- a CDS encoding (Fe-S)-binding protein has product MNALTVTLGTIGATLSLLCWASFIGGVRNIARAIMVGQPAPDRWRPFFPRFKQMIVEFLAHTRMNKFRTVGWAHWLVMIGFIGGAILWFEAYGQTFDPEFHWPIIGNWAIYHLWDEILGIGTVLGITTLIILRQLNHPRLPERLSRFSGSKFGPAYVIEAIVLIEGLGMIFVKAGKIAAYGHSNAATDFFTIRVAELLPASPTLVALFAFVKLMSGMLFLLLVGRNVTWGVAWHRFSAFPNIYFKRADDGGVALGAAKPMMSKGKPVDMETADPDTDTFGAGRIEDFSWKGWLDFTTCTECGRCQSQCPAWNTGKPLSPKLLIMSLRDHGYAKAPYLLAGGRKAGSGDEAGLVDAEGNPNEAKLARIPEAAKAEAERPLVGGEDVNGIIDPEVLWSCTTCGACVEQCPVDIEHVDHIIDMRRYQVLIESEFPSELAGLFKNLENKGNPWGQNAKDRLNWINELDFQIPVFGQDADSFDGYDYLFWVGCAGAYEDRAKKTTKAVAELLATAGVKFMVLGADETCTGDSARRAGNEFLFQQLAQQNIELLDSVFEGVEDRKKKIVVTCAHCFNALNNEYPQVGGSYEVVHHTQLLNRLVRQKQLIPVASMSQNVTYHDPCYLGRHNKIYNAPRELMAASGSNLVEMPRHGERSMCCGAGGARMWMEEQLGKRINIDRVDEALDTLTASDGRSGSSAASKIATGCPFCRVMLTDGVTARQEKGEGEGVEVVDVAQLMLDAIERVEPGKLTGNLTVIQEPKAPEPEPEPAPAAATPEPAKAAPTGGGLAMKGPAKAPGGGGLAMKGPAKAPGTKAPAAEPAAAEATSAPAAPVKGLAMKGPAKAPGGLGMKGGARAPGTKASPAPAAESAESTPAAEAPAAPPVKGLGIKGGAKAPGLAIKGAAKAPGAKAAATPAAAAPAETATDAAAPADSAPTETSPTEAKPTVPAKGLAMKSGFKRPGAKAPGAKAPAAASAATEEAPATETTAVPAESASEPEQTTNGTGGNGAPEVTPPAAKPGGLGFKSGAKAPGRKN; this is encoded by the coding sequence ATGAATGCCCTGACAGTGACGCTGGGCACGATTGGGGCGACGCTCAGCCTCCTGTGTTGGGCGTCGTTCATCGGCGGCGTCCGCAACATCGCGCGGGCCATCATGGTCGGACAGCCCGCGCCGGATCGCTGGCGGCCGTTCTTCCCGCGGTTCAAGCAGATGATCGTGGAGTTCCTCGCGCATACGCGCATGAATAAATTCCGCACCGTCGGCTGGGCGCACTGGCTCGTGATGATCGGCTTCATCGGCGGCGCCATCCTGTGGTTCGAGGCATACGGGCAGACGTTCGACCCCGAATTCCACTGGCCGATCATCGGCAACTGGGCGATCTACCATCTGTGGGACGAGATCCTCGGCATCGGCACGGTGCTCGGCATCACCACCCTGATCATCCTGCGTCAGCTGAACCACCCGCGACTGCCCGAGCGGCTGTCCCGGTTCAGCGGCTCGAAGTTCGGCCCCGCCTACGTGATCGAGGCGATCGTGCTGATCGAGGGCCTCGGCATGATCTTCGTGAAGGCGGGCAAGATCGCGGCCTACGGCCACTCCAACGCGGCCACCGACTTCTTCACCATTCGGGTGGCCGAACTGCTGCCCGCAAGCCCCACCCTGGTTGCGCTGTTCGCGTTCGTCAAGCTGATGTCCGGCATGCTGTTCCTGCTGCTTGTCGGTCGCAACGTCACCTGGGGGGTGGCCTGGCACCGGTTCTCCGCGTTCCCGAACATCTACTTCAAGCGTGCGGACGACGGCGGCGTCGCCTTGGGTGCGGCCAAGCCGATGATGTCGAAGGGCAAGCCGGTCGACATGGAGACGGCCGATCCGGACACCGACACCTTCGGTGCCGGCCGGATCGAGGACTTCTCCTGGAAGGGCTGGCTGGACTTCACCACTTGCACCGAGTGCGGTCGCTGCCAGTCGCAGTGCCCGGCCTGGAACACCGGCAAGCCGCTCTCGCCCAAACTGTTGATCATGTCGCTGCGTGATCACGGCTACGCCAAGGCGCCCTACCTGCTGGCCGGCGGCCGCAAGGCTGGGTCTGGCGACGAGGCCGGCCTGGTCGACGCCGAGGGCAACCCGAACGAGGCGAAACTGGCCCGAATCCCCGAGGCCGCGAAGGCCGAGGCCGAGCGTCCGCTGGTCGGCGGCGAGGACGTGAACGGCATCATCGATCCCGAGGTGCTGTGGAGCTGCACCACCTGTGGCGCGTGCGTCGAGCAATGCCCGGTGGACATCGAGCACGTCGACCACATCATCGACATGCGCCGCTACCAGGTGCTGATCGAGTCGGAGTTCCCGTCCGAGCTCGCGGGTCTGTTCAAGAACCTGGAGAACAAAGGCAACCCTTGGGGTCAGAACGCCAAGGACCGGCTCAACTGGATCAACGAGCTGGACTTCCAGATCCCGGTCTTCGGTCAGGATGCCGACAGCTTCGACGGCTACGACTACCTGTTCTGGGTCGGCTGCGCGGGCGCCTACGAAGACCGCGCCAAGAAGACCACCAAAGCGGTCGCCGAGCTGCTCGCCACCGCCGGTGTGAAGTTCATGGTGCTCGGCGCCGACGAGACCTGCACGGGCGACTCGGCGCGCCGCGCGGGCAACGAGTTCCTGTTCCAGCAGCTGGCGCAGCAGAATATCGAACTGCTCGACTCGGTGTTCGAGGGCGTCGAGGATCGCAAGAAGAAGATCGTCGTCACCTGTGCACACTGCTTCAACGCGCTCAACAACGAGTACCCGCAGGTCGGCGGCAGCTACGAGGTCGTGCACCACACCCAGCTGCTCAACCGCCTCGTGCGCCAGAAGCAGCTGATCCCGGTGGCGTCGATGTCGCAGAACGTCACCTATCACGACCCCTGCTACCTGGGCAGGCACAACAAGATCTATAACGCGCCCCGTGAACTGATGGCCGCGTCCGGCTCGAACCTGGTCGAGATGCCTCGGCACGGCGAACGGTCCATGTGCTGTGGCGCCGGTGGCGCGCGGATGTGGATGGAAGAGCAACTCGGCAAGCGCATCAACATCGATCGAGTGGACGAGGCATTGGACACGCTCACTGCGTCTGATGGCCGCTCCGGAAGCTCCGCGGCGTCGAAGATCGCGACCGGCTGCCCGTTCTGCCGCGTAATGCTCACCGACGGCGTCACCGCGCGCCAGGAGAAGGGCGAGGGCGAAGGCGTCGAGGTCGTCGACGTCGCCCAGCTGATGCTGGACGCCATCGAGCGCGTCGAGCCCGGAAAGCTGACCGGGAACCTCACCGTCATCCAAGAGCCGAAGGCACCCGAGCCCGAGCCGGAGCCCGCCCCGGCCGCCGCAACTCCCGAGCCTGCCAAGGCCGCGCCGACCGGTGGCGGTCTGGCGATGAAGGGCCCGGCGAAAGCACCCGGTGGCGGCGGACTCGCGATGAAAGGCCCGGCCAAGGCACCCGGCACCAAGGCACCCGCTGCCGAACCCGCGGCGGCCGAGGCCACATCGGCGCCCGCCGCGCCAGTCAAAGGCCTGGCCATGAAGGGCCCTGCGAAGGCCCCTGGTGGTCTGGGCATGAAAGGCGGAGCGAGGGCACCCGGCACCAAGGCTTCGCCTGCTCCTGCCGCCGAGTCGGCCGAATCCACGCCCGCGGCCGAGGCTCCCGCTGCCCCGCCGGTCAAGGGCTTGGGGATCAAGGGCGGCGCCAAGGCGCCCGGACTCGCCATCAAGGGTGCGGCCAAGGCGCCCGGCGCGAAGGCGGCCGCGACTCCTGCCGCCGCCGCTCCGGCCGAGACAGCCACCGACGCGGCTGCTCCGGCCGACTCGGCTCCGACAGAAACCAGTCCGACGGAAGCGAAGCCGACGGTGCCCGCCAAGGGTCTGGCCATGAAGTCCGGCTTCAAGCGCCCCGGTGCCAAGGCACCGGGCGCAAAAGCTCCGGCAGCCGCGTCAGCCGCGACGGAGGAAGCGCCCGCCACGGAAACCACCGCGGTCCCGGCCGAATCCGCCTCCGAGCCCGAGCAGACCACCAACGGCACCGGCGGTAACGGAGCACCCGAGGTCACGCCGCCCGCCGCCAAGCCGGGTGGCCTCGGTTTCAAGTCCGGCGCCAAGGCGCCCGGCCGGAAGAACTGA
- a CDS encoding YdcF family protein, translated as MRRHHRWTWTLLGVVLVVAVAVVALWPVYVRPRTDIPAPADAILVLGGAHDGREQLGLRLAREGYAPRVLFSDPYENSGLVNRICHGGYSFEVTCFDPSPRTTRGEGRELARLARADNWRRVIVVTFTPHISRARYILEKCWDGELLFTDPEPDLSVLRWGYDYVYQSVGYIKAFFEDC; from the coding sequence GTGCGACGACATCATCGGTGGACCTGGACCCTGCTCGGCGTGGTCCTCGTGGTCGCCGTTGCCGTGGTGGCGCTGTGGCCGGTCTATGTGCGCCCGCGCACCGACATACCCGCCCCGGCGGACGCCATTCTCGTCCTGGGCGGCGCGCACGACGGGCGCGAACAACTCGGCCTCCGCCTGGCGCGCGAGGGGTACGCACCGCGGGTGCTGTTCTCCGATCCCTACGAGAACAGCGGGCTGGTGAACCGGATCTGTCACGGCGGCTACAGCTTCGAGGTCACCTGCTTCGACCCCTCCCCGCGCACCACCCGCGGCGAGGGACGCGAACTCGCCCGCCTCGCCCGTGCCGACAACTGGCGCCGCGTCATCGTCGTCACTTTCACCCCGCACATTTCCCGAGCTCGCTACATCCTCGAAAAGTGCTGGGACGGAGAACTTCTCTTCACCGACCCCGAACCAGACCTCTCGGTGCTCCGCTGGGGATACGACTACGTCTACCAGTCGGTGGGGTACATCAAAGCCTTCTTCGAGGACTGTTAG
- a CDS encoding Hsp70 family protein yields the protein MSSVLGVSVGAGAVRMARPHAGNPHGHVTPHSFDLQSIPVLDQSVEGLAAEAIGVTLEATPSIGATAIAYRSEQHARAIRAAMARQQLTNYELVPEIVAALEFAQSTGDIRGISSLVVYDLGSSGLSVSVVDTQTREVRHSERTSDISGDYLDSLIREQQIASGRIAHPPNAAGLAALDALCREAKEQLTSNTAVALPSEQGLVLLAQENFESLIMLAIESSARMTRDVIVRSDRPVHGVLAIGGCARIPLVAKVLERWMGVPVVVPDSPETVMARGAALLARPVRTETPAANPALGDDELSPAWLSAPAATGKREISGAVLTVSALAVIAAIGLGLGYGPQVLERDSHSSEGSPSVSPTTAPRTTVLDPEIAVAPGTTAEPAHESVAAPPPNRRQTTTEAPPTPGPNTIVVPGLPPIVVPTIPPEIFPFPPPPPR from the coding sequence ATGAGTTCGGTACTGGGAGTTTCGGTGGGGGCCGGCGCTGTCCGTATGGCGCGGCCACACGCTGGGAACCCCCACGGGCATGTCACACCGCATTCGTTCGACCTGCAGAGCATTCCGGTGCTCGACCAGAGCGTGGAAGGGCTGGCGGCCGAGGCCATCGGGGTCACGCTGGAAGCCACCCCGAGTATCGGCGCCACCGCGATCGCCTATCGCAGTGAGCAGCATGCCCGCGCGATCCGCGCGGCGATGGCGCGCCAGCAGCTGACCAACTACGAGCTCGTTCCGGAGATCGTCGCGGCATTGGAGTTCGCGCAGTCCACCGGCGACATCCGCGGCATCTCGTCGCTGGTGGTCTACGACCTCGGCAGCTCGGGCTTGTCGGTGAGCGTGGTCGACACCCAGACCCGCGAGGTCCGCCACAGCGAACGCACCAGCGACATCAGCGGCGACTACCTCGATTCGCTGATCAGGGAACAGCAGATCGCATCGGGCCGGATCGCGCACCCGCCGAACGCCGCAGGTCTCGCCGCGCTGGATGCGCTGTGCCGGGAGGCCAAGGAGCAGCTGACCTCCAACACCGCGGTCGCGCTGCCCAGTGAGCAGGGCTTGGTGCTGCTGGCGCAGGAGAACTTCGAGTCGCTGATCATGCTGGCGATCGAATCATCGGCGCGGATGACCCGGGATGTGATCGTGCGCTCGGACCGCCCCGTGCACGGGGTGCTCGCCATCGGCGGCTGCGCGCGAATCCCGCTGGTCGCCAAGGTTCTCGAACGGTGGATGGGCGTGCCGGTCGTCGTCCCGGACAGCCCCGAGACCGTGATGGCCCGCGGCGCCGCGCTGCTGGCCCGGCCGGTTCGCACGGAGACCCCGGCCGCGAACCCGGCGCTCGGCGACGACGAACTGTCGCCCGCCTGGTTGTCCGCACCTGCCGCGACCGGCAAACGCGAGATCAGCGGCGCCGTGCTGACGGTGAGCGCACTCGCCGTGATCGCCGCGATCGGTCTCGGTCTCGGCTACGGTCCGCAGGTGCTGGAACGTGATTCGCACAGCAGCGAGGGGTCGCCCTCGGTGTCACCGACCACCGCGCCGCGCACCACCGTGCTCGATCCAGAGATCGCGGTCGCGCCCGGCACGACGGCGGAGCCAGCGCACGAATCGGTCGCCGCACCCCCACCGAACCGGCGCCAGACCACCACCGAAGCGCCACCGACGCCCGGCCCGAACACCATCGTGGTACCCGGTCTTCCGCCGATCGTTGTCCCCACGATTCCACCGGAGATCTTCCCCTTCCCGCCGCCGCCTCCGCGCTGA
- a CDS encoding YibE/F family protein, with amino-acid sequence MSDHHHHHDHSEPIAIGATAARVVVGLLTAVGILVVIGAIMLWPSKQHVDIPLPMQNAGGGAVQTEAGTVMMQDIGPCGSSSLGKVFVDKPEAPRSNAYTCQRSLIAIESGPHKGNHTLFEIAPGPGQPDLRAGDRIRLVRQTDPSGTPLYSFEDYARGLPLTLIVLVFVVVIIVVARWRGLRALLGLVFAFAVLVLFLLPALLDGKPAIPVALVAGSLILYAVLYLAHGVNLRTSSALLGTLTSMLVAAALSWGTIELTHLTGLSEEQNTNVATYLQHVSITGLLLAGFIIGSLGVLNDVTITQASAAFELAAIDQSASRREVFTAAMRVGRDHIASTVYTLVLAYAGGALPLLLLFSVAGRSIRDVLTGDAVAIEIARSAVGGIALAMSVPLTTGIAVLLARPFGGKETTPPPRHARHART; translated from the coding sequence GTGAGCGACCACCACCATCACCACGATCACTCGGAACCGATCGCGATCGGCGCGACGGCGGCTCGCGTGGTCGTCGGGTTACTCACCGCCGTCGGCATTCTCGTCGTGATCGGCGCGATCATGCTGTGGCCGAGCAAGCAGCACGTGGACATCCCCTTGCCGATGCAGAACGCGGGCGGCGGGGCGGTGCAGACCGAAGCGGGCACCGTGATGATGCAGGACATCGGGCCGTGCGGCAGTTCGTCGCTGGGCAAGGTCTTCGTCGACAAGCCGGAGGCGCCGCGCAGCAACGCCTACACCTGCCAGCGCAGCCTGATCGCGATCGAGTCCGGTCCGCACAAGGGCAACCACACGCTGTTCGAAATCGCACCCGGCCCAGGGCAACCCGATCTGCGCGCGGGTGACAGGATCCGGCTGGTCCGCCAGACCGATCCGAGCGGGACGCCGCTGTACTCGTTCGAGGACTACGCGCGCGGGCTGCCACTGACGCTGATCGTGCTGGTGTTCGTGGTAGTGATCATCGTGGTGGCGCGCTGGCGTGGTCTGCGCGCGCTGCTCGGCCTGGTGTTCGCGTTCGCGGTGCTCGTGCTGTTCCTGCTGCCCGCCCTGTTGGACGGCAAACCGGCGATCCCGGTCGCGTTGGTCGCGGGCTCGCTGATCCTGTACGCGGTGCTCTATCTGGCGCACGGGGTGAATCTGCGCACCAGTTCGGCGCTGCTCGGCACACTGACCTCGATGCTGGTCGCGGCGGCGCTGTCCTGGGGAACGATCGAGCTGACCCACCTGACCGGGCTGTCCGAAGAGCAGAACACCAACGTCGCCACCTACCTTCAGCACGTCAGCATTACCGGACTGCTGCTCGCCGGTTTCATCATCGGTTCGCTCGGCGTGCTCAACGACGTCACGATCACCCAGGCGTCGGCCGCGTTCGAGCTGGCGGCCATCGATCAGTCGGCCTCGCGGCGCGAGGTTTTCACCGCCGCCATGCGGGTAGGACGCGACCACATCGCCAGCACCGTGTACACCCTGGTGCTCGCCTACGCCGGTGGTGCGCTACCACTCTTGCTGCTGTTCAGTGTGGCGGGGCGGTCCATTCGCGACGTACTGACCGGTGACGCGGTCGCGATCGAGATCGCGCGCTCCGCGGTCGGCGGTATCGCGCTCGCGATGTCGGTTCCGCTGACCACCGGCATCGCGGTCCTGCTCGCCCGTCCGTTCGGCGGCAAGGAGACCACTCCACCGCCGCGCCACGCCAGGCACGCGCGGACCTGA
- a CDS encoding pyridoxal phosphate-dependent aminotransferase yields the protein MGQVSPSQLPHRPPRVLEQSTKLQDVVYEIRGPVYAHAARLEAEGHRILKLNIGNPAPFGFEAPDVIMRDIIAALPYAQGYSESKGILSARRAIVTRYELVPGFPELDVNDVYLGNGVSELITITMQALLDNGDEVLIPAPDYPLWTAMTSLGGGTPVHYLCDEANGWQPDVADIESKITDKTKALLVINPNNPTGAVYSAEVLQQLVDVARKHQLLLLADEIYDKILYDDAKHISLATMAPDLLCLTFNGLSKAYRVAGYRSGWLAITGPKEHAAGFLEGIDLLASSRLCPNVPAQHAIQVALGGHQSIEDLILPGGRLLEQRDVAWERLNMIPGVTCVKPKGALYTFPRLDPNVHEIYDDSKLILDLLLQEKILMVQGTGFNWPDHDHLRIVTLPWARDLAVAIERFGNFLSSYRQ from the coding sequence ATGGGACAGGTGAGTCCGAGTCAGCTACCGCACCGCCCGCCGCGCGTCCTCGAGCAGTCCACGAAGCTGCAGGATGTCGTCTACGAAATCCGTGGACCGGTATACGCGCATGCGGCACGGCTGGAGGCCGAGGGCCATCGGATTCTCAAGCTCAATATCGGCAACCCCGCTCCGTTCGGGTTCGAGGCGCCGGATGTGATCATGCGCGACATCATCGCCGCGCTCCCATACGCCCAGGGCTACTCCGAATCCAAGGGCATTCTGTCCGCGCGGCGCGCGATCGTGACCCGCTACGAGCTCGTGCCGGGCTTCCCCGAACTCGACGTGAACGACGTCTACTTGGGTAACGGCGTTTCCGAGCTGATCACCATCACGATGCAGGCGTTGTTGGACAACGGCGACGAGGTGCTGATCCCGGCGCCGGACTACCCGCTGTGGACCGCCATGACCAGCCTGGGTGGCGGCACCCCGGTGCACTACCTTTGCGACGAAGCCAACGGCTGGCAGCCCGACGTCGCCGATATCGAATCGAAGATCACCGACAAGACCAAGGCATTGCTGGTGATCAACCCGAATAACCCGACCGGTGCGGTGTACTCGGCCGAGGTCCTCCAGCAGTTGGTCGACGTCGCGCGCAAGCATCAGCTGTTGCTGCTCGCCGACGAGATCTACGACAAGATCCTCTACGACGACGCCAAGCACATCTCCCTTGCGACGATGGCGCCCGATCTGCTCTGTCTGACCTTCAACGGGCTGTCCAAGGCGTACCGGGTCGCGGGCTACCGGTCAGGCTGGCTGGCGATCACCGGTCCGAAGGAGCACGCGGCCGGTTTCCTGGAGGGCATCGACCTGCTTGCCTCGTCCAGGTTGTGTCCGAATGTGCCTGCGCAGCATGCGATTCAGGTGGCGCTCGGCGGACATCAGAGCATCGAGGATCTGATCCTGCCCGGCGGCCGACTACTCGAACAGCGCGATGTCGCCTGGGAGCGGTTGAACATGATTCCTGGTGTGACCTGTGTGAAGCCGAAGGGCGCGCTCTACACGTTCCCCAGGCTGGATCCGAACGTGCACGAGATCTACGACGACTCGAAGCTGATCCTCGATCTGCTGCTGCAGGAGAAGATCCTGATGGTGCAGGGCACCGGCTTCAACTGGCCCGATCACGATCATCTGCGGATCGTGACGCTGCCCTGGGCGAGGGATCTAGCGGTCGCGATCGAGCGCTTCGGCAACTTCTTGTCCAGCTATCGCCAGTAG
- a CDS encoding XRE family transcriptional regulator yields MSIREFAAHLGVHERLVSKWEAGGVRVHPRPINQAALDTSLARSDDVVRARFAAMVDELVVDRPVPPGFDARADSSARTRYSSDADLLALIDAGAMRGDALVAISERDLIMAAAHEASEHAGKAESTNVGATTLEQLDADVARIANDYVHIPPVPMMVEMLRVRRRVYRLLEGHQRPADTSHLYLLAGTLSGLLANVSTDLGYYDAAGEQARAAWAYAELCGHNGLRAWTRGMHALIEYWSNRPRRAVLLARSGQQFAESATAQVRLLNIEARIWSALGSAADAERCIRAADAVRELAGTDTLHDEVGGVFGFNDAKAQYYAGATYIHLGQAEPALSATQRAIELYSKGPSEQRSYGAEALARVDCAAAHLINGSLDGAAEALHPVLGLDEDKRIAQLEERLTGVRRRIATPAFRDAVEARFLDERIEEFCGSTAARSIPPGSPAC; encoded by the coding sequence ATGAGCATCAGAGAGTTCGCGGCTCACCTGGGTGTGCACGAAAGGCTGGTGTCCAAGTGGGAGGCCGGGGGCGTCCGGGTCCATCCACGGCCGATCAACCAAGCCGCTCTGGATACCTCCCTGGCCAGGTCCGACGATGTGGTGCGGGCGCGGTTCGCGGCAATGGTCGACGAGCTGGTGGTCGATCGACCCGTCCCACCGGGATTCGATGCGCGTGCCGACTCCTCGGCGCGCACTCGGTATTCGAGCGACGCGGACCTTTTGGCTCTCATAGACGCCGGTGCGATGAGAGGCGATGCGTTAGTAGCGATTTCGGAGAGGGATCTGATCATGGCGGCTGCCCACGAGGCCAGCGAACACGCCGGCAAAGCCGAGAGCACCAATGTGGGTGCGACTACGCTGGAACAACTCGACGCCGATGTGGCGCGCATCGCGAACGACTACGTACACATTCCGCCGGTACCGATGATGGTGGAGATGCTGCGGGTGCGTCGGCGGGTTTACCGCCTGTTGGAGGGGCATCAGCGGCCCGCGGACACCAGCCACCTGTACCTGCTCGCCGGCACCCTCTCGGGTTTGCTCGCCAACGTGAGTACCGATCTGGGCTATTACGACGCGGCAGGCGAGCAGGCCAGAGCAGCCTGGGCCTACGCGGAACTGTGCGGGCACAACGGACTTCGCGCCTGGACCCGTGGCATGCACGCGCTGATCGAGTACTGGTCGAATCGACCACGCCGAGCCGTGCTGCTGGCGCGGAGCGGGCAGCAGTTCGCCGAGTCCGCAACGGCGCAGGTGCGACTGCTCAACATCGAAGCAAGGATCTGGTCCGCGCTGGGCAGCGCCGCCGACGCCGAACGGTGCATCCGGGCCGCCGACGCCGTCCGCGAACTCGCCGGAACCGACACCCTGCACGACGAGGTGGGCGGCGTCTTCGGGTTCAACGACGCCAAGGCGCAGTACTACGCGGGTGCCACCTACATCCACCTCGGACAGGCCGAGCCGGCGCTCAGCGCCACCCAGCGGGCCATCGAACTGTATTCGAAGGGTCCGTCCGAGCAGCGGTCCTACGGCGCCGAGGCACTGGCCCGGGTGGACTGCGCGGCCGCGCACCTGATCAACGGCAGCCTCGACGGCGCGGCCGAGGCGCTGCATCCGGTACTCGGGCTCGACGAGGACAAGCGCATCGCGCAACTCGAGGAGCGGCTCACCGGCGTGCGCAGGCGGATCGCCACCCCGGCCTTCCGCGATGCGGTCGAGGCGCGGTTCCTGGACGAGCGGATCGAGGAGTTCTGCGGCTCCACCGCGGCGCGGAGCATCCCGCCGGGAAGCCCGGCTTGCTGA
- the dcd gene encoding dCTP deaminase has protein sequence MLLSDRDIRAEIAAGRLGVEPLLENLIQPSSIDVRLDRMFRVFNNTRYTHIDPAQRQDELTSPVEPAEGEPFVLHPGEFVLGSTLEVCTLPDDLAGRLEGKSSLGRLGLLTHSTAGFIDPGFSGHITLELSNVANLPITLWPGMKIGQLCLIKLTSPAEHPYGSAVAGSKYQGQRGPTPSRSYLNFPLSTAAIDAAESR, from the coding sequence GTGCTGCTTTCCGATCGTGACATCCGTGCGGAGATCGCCGCTGGGCGTCTCGGCGTCGAGCCGCTCCTGGAGAACCTGATCCAGCCATCGAGTATCGATGTGCGCCTGGATCGAATGTTCCGCGTGTTCAACAACACCCGCTACACCCACATCGACCCCGCACAGCGGCAGGACGAGCTGACCAGCCCGGTCGAGCCCGCGGAGGGTGAGCCGTTCGTGCTGCACCCCGGCGAGTTCGTGCTCGGCTCCACGCTCGAGGTGTGCACGCTGCCGGACGATCTGGCCGGGCGGCTGGAGGGCAAGTCGAGCCTCGGCAGGCTCGGCCTGCTGACCCACTCGACTGCGGGCTTCATCGATCCCGGCTTCAGCGGCCACATCACGTTGGAGCTGTCCAACGTGGCGAATCTGCCGATCACCCTGTGGCCCGGTATGAAGATCGGCCAGCTCTGTCTGATCAAGCTGACCAGTCCCGCCGAGCACCCGTACGGCAGTGCCGTCGCGGGTTCCAAGTACCAGGGCCAGCGCGGACCGACCCCGTCACGGTCCTATCTCAACTTCCCGCTCTCCACCGCGGCGATCGACGCCGCCGAATCGCGCTGA
- a CDS encoding phosphatase PAP2 family protein, protein MTPHRIRTAIAVFAALLVVLTAGLTRHALDDNGRTWLDRGVTDWAIAHRDGVLTPTAVTVSALGGALAMTALATLVCLGLSWRRRWSEAALVAIAGLGAWLLVRGGKSVIGRARPPVEEHLMTVANPSYPSGHSLGSFVVVGIVAVVLIPHLRRMVLRALAATFAAIFVAAVGLSRIYLGVHWITDVLGGWCLGALWLLACLTVYRYLIRRKTRAPATGLVDNAPLT, encoded by the coding sequence GTGACGCCGCATCGGATTCGGACCGCGATCGCGGTGTTCGCCGCGCTTCTTGTGGTGCTCACCGCCGGTCTCACCCGCCATGCGCTCGACGACAACGGCCGCACCTGGCTCGATCGCGGTGTCACGGACTGGGCCATCGCGCACCGCGACGGTGTGCTGACGCCGACTGCGGTGACGGTCAGCGCGCTCGGCGGCGCCCTCGCCATGACGGCGCTCGCCACCCTGGTGTGCCTGGGACTGTCCTGGCGCCGCCGCTGGTCCGAGGCAGCGCTGGTCGCGATCGCCGGGCTCGGGGCCTGGCTTCTGGTCCGCGGCGGCAAGAGCGTGATCGGCCGGGCCCGTCCGCCCGTCGAGGAGCACCTCATGACCGTGGCGAACCCGTCTTATCCATCCGGGCACAGCCTCGGCTCGTTCGTCGTGGTCGGCATTGTCGCCGTGGTCCTGATCCCGCACCTGCGCCGCATGGTCCTCCGCGCTCTCGCCGCGACTTTCGCCGCGATATTCGTTGCCGCGGTGGGCCTCTCCCGGATCTACCTGGGCGTCCACTGGATCACCGACGTGCTCGGCGGCTGGTGCCTCGGCGCGCTCTGGCTCCTCGCATGCCTGACCGTCTACCGCTACCTCATCCGCCGCAAAACCCGCGCGCCCGCCACCGGGCTCGTCGACAACGCACCACTGACCTGA